A genome region from Panicum virgatum strain AP13 chromosome 4K, P.virgatum_v5, whole genome shotgun sequence includes the following:
- the LOC120704057 gene encoding uncharacterized protein LOC120704057 has protein sequence MGVLICACLLQLLLLGASGVAAQSQPPSPARILDATLQDYAYRAFVRPRTGIVFNAPVPANLTGIAVSALRLRSGSLRRKGFAGYFEFGVPTGVVVQPYVERVVLVYHNLGNWSDYYYPLTGYTYLAPVLGLLVYDAANLSAVGLPELNIVASESPISVSFGNVRAVPTGSAAPRCVVFDLNGVPQFRDLEGTNVCSTFHQGHISIVVNSSEIAPPPAPSGPVAPPIPTAGGGAKGSSQAWKIAVSAVGAAVGLGLQASLVLCLVRHKRDKRLQLMERNAEIGETLRMAQVGQTQAPVALETRTQPVIENDYAA, from the coding sequence ATGGGCGTCTTGATCTGCGCCTGCCTGCTCCAGCTGCTGCTCCTGGGCGCTtctggggtggcggcgcagtcgcagccgccgtcgccggccaggATCCTCGACGCCACGCTTCAGGACTACGCGTACCGCGCGTTCGTGCGCCCGCGCACCGGCATTGTCTTCAACGCCCCCGTCCCCGCCAACCTCACCGGCATTGCCGTCTCCGCGCTCCGCCTGCGCAGCGGCAGCCTCCGCCGGAAGGGCTTCGCGGGCTACTTCGAGTTCGGCGTCCCCACCGGCGTCGTCGTGCAGCCGTACGTCGAGCGGGTGGTGCTCGTCTACCACAACCTCGGCAACTGGTCCGACTACTACTACCCGCTCACCGGCTACACCTACCTTGCGCCCGTGCTCGGGCTGCTGGTCTACGATGCGGCCAACTTGTCGGCCGTGGGTCTGCCGGAGCTCAACATTGTCGCGTCAGAGAGTCCGATTTCCGTGAGTTTCGGCAATGTCAGGGCGGTGCCGACGGGCAGTGCAGCGCCGCGTTGTGTGGTGTTCGATTTGAATGGCGTGCCGCAGTTCCGGGACCTGGAGGGAACCAATGTGTGCTCGACGTTTCACCAAGGGCACATCTCAATAGTGGTGAACTCCAGCGAGattgctcctcctccagctccatcAGGTCCAGTTGCCCCGCCGATACCAACTGCTGGAGGTGGTGCAAAGGGAAGCTCACAGGCGTGGAAGATTGCGGTCAGTGCGGTTGGGGCTGCCGTAGGATTGGGGCTGCAGGCTTCTCTTGTGCTGTGCTTGGTGAGGCACAAAAGGGATAAAAGGCTTCAGCTGATGGAACGGAATGCGGAGATTGGGGAGACATTGCGGATGGCGCAGGTTGGGCAGACGCAGGCACCTGTGGCGTTGGAGACACGGACACAACCGGTGATTGAGAACGATTATGCAGCATAG